One region of Streptomyces davaonensis JCM 4913 genomic DNA includes:
- a CDS encoding DUF3566 domain-containing protein: MSGATGAGSAGTSTGTDEDGGGRGSAAQTTDSPSPDRHGSQGGTVTDTRGPQAQQYAAGPAPADRQQPAQAVPTASPLPGERQPQPSSGPYHPPQAYPAAAQAPGATGAVRRPRTGARTTPRTRKARLRVAKADPWSVMKVSFLLSIALGICTIVASAVLWMVMDAMGVFSTVGGTISEATGSNESNGFDLQSFLSLPNVLMFTSIIAVIDVVLATALATLGAFIYNLSAGFVGGVELTLAEDE; the protein is encoded by the coding sequence GTGAGCGGAGCCACGGGCGCCGGATCGGCCGGTACCTCTACGGGTACGGACGAGGACGGCGGCGGCCGTGGCTCCGCCGCGCAGACCACTGACTCGCCCTCGCCCGACAGGCATGGATCCCAGGGGGGAACTGTGACGGACACCCGAGGCCCGCAGGCCCAGCAGTACGCGGCCGGCCCGGCCCCGGCGGACCGGCAGCAGCCGGCGCAGGCGGTGCCGACGGCATCGCCGCTGCCCGGCGAGCGGCAGCCGCAGCCCTCCTCCGGGCCCTACCACCCGCCGCAGGCCTATCCGGCGGCCGCTCAGGCCCCCGGCGCGACCGGTGCGGTCCGCAGGCCGCGCACGGGTGCCCGGACGACGCCGCGCACCCGCAAGGCGCGGCTGCGGGTGGCGAAGGCCGACCCGTGGTCGGTGATGAAGGTCAGCTTCCTGCTCTCCATCGCGCTCGGCATCTGCACGATCGTCGCGTCGGCGGTGCTGTGGATGGTCATGGACGCCATGGGTGTCTTCTCGACGGTCGGCGGCACCATCTCCGAGGCCACCGGCTCCAACGAGTCCAACGGCTTTGACCTCCAGTCCTTCCTGTCGCTGCCGAACGTCCTGATGTTCACGTCGATCATCGCGGTCATCGACGTCGTCCTCGCGACGGCGCTCGCCACCCTCGGCGCGTTCATCTACAACCTCTCCGCGGGCTTCGTGGGCGGCGTCGAGCTGACCCTCGCCGAGGACGAGTGA
- a CDS encoding WD40 repeat domain-containing protein: MEALSSDSGARTAFAERLALLYREAGNPPLKRVSEAVVQLQRVDERGRPVRVSAQRISDWRRAKNVPAHFAALAAVLHVLVPHARRARPSPVSPGLYDMVQWQLLWERAVADPVGVPEEPPAEAPAVPIVCPYRGLASYRQEDARWFFGRERSTASLIAGLRAAERSGGLLMLVGASGAGKSSLLNAGLVPAVRDGALDTEREVLQLVPGADPVAELTRRIPGLAEAAGERAGTERFTRAVRAAVTAWAGQTSPAGGRPVVIVDQFEETFTLCAEERDRHTFIQLLHAASAPEEDGGPAPALVVLGIRADFYEQCLGYPELADALQHRHMVLGPLSGAELREAVNGPAKAVGLELEPGLAELIVREVSADGPRGAHDAGVLPLLSHALLATWQRRKSGRLTLAGYRAAGGIQGAVAATAEQAWSGLDPAARTAARLLLLRLVRLGEDTQATRRRGTRRQLAAESTDPGKTEESLEALVQARLVTLDAETVEITHEALLHAWPRLREWIDEDRGGNLLRQRLEEDGRAWEDSHRDSALLYRGSRLDQAHTWAKSAGDTFLTRSAVEFLSASVRLRRRSLLISRGAVSALVVLALVAVGSAVVAWQQRNDAVFEQVVAEADRVQYTDPSLSAQLDLVAHRLRPDDEGTANRLVSIVNAPLATPLLGHTGAVYLTSFSPDGKLLATASYDRTVRLWDVSDPGRPTPLGKPLYGHTSWVSSAVFSPDGRTLASASDDGTIRLWDIRDPRHPKALRTPLTGHRATVYLIAFSPDGSTLASAGEDRTVRLWDVDGPDRPRTISTLTGAGAAVRSVAFSPDGETLAAGGDDDTIRLWNVTDPSRPKPYARRLAGHTDLVHSVAFSPDGRTLASGGADDTVRLWDVSDPDRGSALGSPLTGHTGPIWAVAFSPDGATLAAASADSTASLWNVSDPAYPSQVGEPLAGSSGEMYALGFSPDGRTLATGSGDSKVRLWSVPTSDMFGRSGAFRPDGRVLATAARDGSVRLWNVRDPQHPQALNKPFMPDDGGQRSLLFAPDGRTLAVLTGNRAVYLWNVSDPAHPAPYGPPLALRTRFMGPDALAFSPDGRTLATAYDDRTLRLWDVTDPARPAPYGAPLTGHRGYVNALRFSADGRTLASGSADGTIRLWNTADPRRTKSLGAALNAHEGPVNVLAYSPDGRTLASGSDDDTVRLWDVTDPAGTRAPAATLTGHTEAVVSLTFSRDGRTLASGGNDNTVRLWDVTTPADAAPIGQSMSPNAKTGNFLSFSPRSHLLGVSSGTDTVRLWDLDVDRAVRHICATTRGVLTQEKWDEYLPRLSYDPPCEP, from the coding sequence GTGGAGGCCTTGAGCTCCGACTCAGGGGCACGCACAGCCTTCGCGGAACGCCTTGCCCTGCTGTACCGGGAGGCCGGCAACCCACCCCTCAAGCGGGTGTCCGAAGCGGTCGTCCAGCTCCAGCGGGTGGACGAGCGGGGGCGTCCGGTACGGGTGTCCGCGCAGCGCATCAGCGACTGGCGGCGGGCGAAGAACGTGCCCGCCCACTTCGCCGCCCTGGCCGCCGTCCTGCATGTCCTCGTCCCGCACGCCCGGCGCGCGAGGCCCTCGCCGGTGTCCCCGGGCCTGTACGACATGGTGCAGTGGCAGCTCCTGTGGGAACGGGCGGTGGCGGACCCGGTCGGGGTACCCGAGGAGCCCCCGGCCGAGGCACCGGCCGTCCCGATCGTCTGCCCGTACCGGGGCCTCGCCTCCTACCGCCAGGAGGACGCCCGCTGGTTCTTCGGCCGGGAGCGCAGCACCGCCTCCCTGATCGCCGGGCTACGGGCCGCGGAACGCTCCGGCGGACTGCTGATGCTGGTCGGCGCTTCGGGCGCCGGGAAGTCCTCCCTGCTCAACGCCGGTCTGGTGCCCGCCGTACGGGACGGCGCCCTGGACACCGAGCGGGAGGTGCTCCAGCTGGTCCCCGGTGCCGATCCGGTCGCCGAGCTGACCCGGCGGATCCCCGGACTCGCCGAGGCGGCCGGGGAGCGGGCGGGCACCGAGCGCTTCACCCGGGCCGTGCGCGCGGCCGTCACGGCGTGGGCCGGGCAGACCTCGCCCGCGGGTGGCCGCCCGGTCGTCATCGTCGACCAGTTCGAGGAGACCTTCACCCTCTGCGCCGAGGAGCGCGACCGGCACACCTTCATCCAGCTCCTGCACGCCGCGTCCGCCCCCGAGGAGGACGGCGGCCCGGCCCCCGCCCTGGTCGTCCTCGGCATAAGGGCCGACTTCTACGAACAGTGCCTCGGCTACCCCGAGCTCGCCGACGCCCTCCAGCACCGGCACATGGTCCTCGGCCCGCTGTCCGGCGCCGAGCTGCGCGAGGCGGTGAACGGTCCGGCCAAGGCCGTTGGCCTGGAACTGGAGCCCGGCCTCGCCGAGCTGATCGTCCGCGAGGTCAGCGCCGACGGCCCGCGCGGCGCGCATGACGCCGGGGTGCTGCCCCTGCTCTCCCACGCCCTGCTCGCCACCTGGCAGCGCCGCAAGTCCGGCCGGCTGACCCTGGCCGGCTATCGGGCCGCCGGCGGGATCCAGGGCGCGGTCGCGGCGACCGCCGAGCAGGCCTGGTCCGGTCTTGACCCGGCGGCCCGGACGGCAGCCCGGCTGCTGCTGCTGAGGCTGGTGCGCCTCGGCGAGGACACCCAGGCCACCCGCAGACGCGGCACCCGGCGCCAGCTCGCGGCGGAGTCGACGGACCCCGGCAAGACGGAGGAGTCCCTCGAAGCGCTGGTCCAGGCCCGTCTGGTCACCCTCGACGCGGAGACCGTGGAGATCACCCACGAGGCGCTGCTGCACGCCTGGCCCCGGCTGCGCGAGTGGATCGACGAGGACCGCGGCGGCAACCTGCTGCGCCAGCGCCTGGAGGAGGACGGCCGCGCCTGGGAGGACTCCCACCGCGACTCCGCGCTGCTCTACCGGGGCTCCCGGCTCGACCAGGCGCACACCTGGGCGAAGTCCGCCGGCGACACCTTCCTGACTCGCAGCGCGGTGGAGTTCCTGTCCGCCTCCGTACGGCTGCGCCGGCGCTCCCTGCTGATCAGCCGGGGCGCGGTGTCGGCGCTGGTGGTGCTGGCGCTGGTGGCCGTGGGTTCGGCGGTGGTGGCCTGGCAGCAGCGCAACGACGCCGTGTTCGAACAGGTGGTCGCCGAGGCGGACCGGGTCCAGTACACCGACCCGTCGCTGTCGGCGCAGCTCGACCTGGTGGCGCACCGGCTGCGCCCGGACGACGAGGGCACCGCCAACCGGCTGGTCTCCATCGTGAACGCCCCGCTGGCCACACCGCTCCTCGGCCACACCGGCGCCGTCTACCTGACCTCCTTCAGCCCCGACGGCAAGCTCCTGGCCACCGCCAGCTACGACCGCACGGTCCGCCTGTGGGACGTCAGCGATCCCGGCCGCCCCACACCCCTGGGCAAGCCGCTGTACGGCCATACGAGCTGGGTGAGCAGCGCGGTCTTCAGCCCCGACGGCCGCACCCTCGCCAGCGCCTCGGACGACGGCACGATCCGCCTGTGGGACATCCGCGACCCCCGGCACCCGAAGGCCCTGCGCACGCCCCTGACCGGGCACAGGGCCACGGTCTACCTGATCGCGTTCAGCCCCGACGGCAGCACTCTGGCCTCCGCCGGCGAGGACCGCACGGTCCGCCTGTGGGACGTCGACGGCCCGGACCGCCCGAGGACGATCAGCACCCTGACCGGCGCCGGCGCCGCCGTCCGCTCGGTGGCGTTCAGCCCGGACGGCGAAACCCTGGCCGCGGGCGGCGACGACGACACGATCCGCCTGTGGAACGTCACCGACCCGAGCCGCCCGAAGCCGTACGCCAGGCGCCTGGCCGGGCACACGGACCTGGTGCACTCGGTGGCGTTCAGCCCCGACGGCCGCACCCTCGCCAGCGGCGGCGCCGACGACACCGTACGACTGTGGGACGTCTCCGACCCGGATCGCGGCAGCGCGCTGGGCTCCCCGCTGACCGGCCACACCGGCCCCATCTGGGCGGTGGCGTTCAGCCCCGACGGGGCCACGCTCGCCGCGGCCAGCGCGGACAGCACCGCGAGCCTGTGGAACGTCAGCGATCCGGCCTACCCCTCGCAGGTCGGCGAGCCGCTGGCGGGCAGCAGCGGCGAGATGTACGCGCTGGGCTTCAGTCCGGACGGCCGGACGCTGGCCACCGGCAGCGGCGACAGCAAGGTGCGCCTGTGGTCGGTCCCCACCTCCGACATGTTCGGCCGCAGCGGCGCGTTCCGCCCCGACGGACGGGTCCTCGCCACGGCGGCCCGCGACGGCAGCGTCCGGCTGTGGAACGTCCGCGACCCGCAGCACCCCCAGGCCCTGAACAAGCCGTTCATGCCCGACGACGGCGGCCAGCGCTCCCTGCTCTTCGCGCCCGACGGCCGCACCCTCGCGGTACTGACGGGCAACCGCGCGGTGTACCTGTGGAACGTCTCCGACCCCGCCCACCCGGCCCCGTACGGCCCGCCCCTGGCCCTGCGCACCCGCTTCATGGGCCCCGACGCCCTCGCGTTCAGCCCCGACGGCCGCACCCTCGCCACCGCCTACGACGACCGCACGCTCCGGCTGTGGGACGTCACCGACCCCGCCCGCCCGGCCCCGTACGGCGCCCCGCTCACCGGCCACCGCGGCTACGTCAACGCCCTGCGCTTCTCCGCCGACGGCCGCACCCTCGCCAGCGGCAGCGCGGACGGCACGATCCGCCTGTGGAACACCGCGGACCCCCGCCGTACGAAGTCCCTGGGCGCCGCGCTCAACGCACACGAGGGTCCCGTCAACGTGCTCGCCTACAGCCCCGACGGCCGCACCCTGGCCAGCGGCAGCGACGACGACACGGTCCGCCTGTGGGACGTCACCGACCCGGCCGGGACCCGCGCCCCGGCCGCCACCCTGACCGGTCACACCGAGGCGGTGGTCTCCCTGACGTTCAGCCGGGACGGCCGCACCCTCGCCAGCGGCGGCAACGACAACACGGTCCGCCTGTGGGACGTCACCACGCCCGCCGACGCCGCCCCCATCGGCCAGTCGATGAGCCCCAACGCCAAGACGGGCAACTTCCTGTCCTTCAGCCCCCGAAGCCATCTGCTCGGCGTCTCCAGCGGCACCGACACGGTCCGCCTGTGGGACCTCGACGTCGACCGTGCCGTCCGCCACATCTGCGCCACGACCAGGGGCGTCCTGACCCAGGAGAAGTGGGACGAGTACCTGCCCCGCCTCTCCTACGACCCCCCGTGCGAGCCCTGA
- a CDS encoding ferredoxin, producing the protein MTKVSVDPELCYGSGECMYRVPSVFTVADGFGSVIAGREDSGSEPEVREAAELCPSQAIVLGSQPA; encoded by the coding sequence ATGACGAAGGTCTCCGTGGACCCCGAGCTGTGTTACGGGTCCGGCGAGTGCATGTACCGCGTGCCGTCCGTCTTCACCGTGGCGGACGGGTTCGGATCCGTCATCGCCGGGCGCGAGGACAGCGGGAGCGAGCCGGAGGTGCGGGAGGCGGCGGAACTGTGCCCGTCGCAGGCGATCGTCCTCGGCAGTCAGCCCGCGTAG
- a CDS encoding amidohydrolase family protein has translation MAEVVHGTRELAGESSRELPRVISVDDHVIEPAHLFQTWLPAKYRDKGPKPFTAGIGELEYVGGKYRFTTDPDGQITDWWEYEGEFFPYKRIIAAVGFSRDEMTLDGITREQMRRGCWDPKARLEDMEMNHVEASLCFPTFPRFCGQTFAEAKDKEVGLACVRAYNDWMVEEWCGDSGGRLIPLCLIPLWDIDLAVAEIHRNAARGVRAVTFSEIPTYLGLPSIHSGYWDPFFAACEETGTVVNMHIGSSSQMPAASPDAPPAVQASLSFNNAMASMMDFLFSGVLVKFPRLKLAYSEGQMGWIPYALERADDVWEEHRAWGGVKDLIPEPPSTYYYRQIFCCFFRDRHGIEAIDTVGVDNATFETDYPHVDSTWPHTKRVAAEHVAGLSDEVTYKLLRGNAIRMLDLPFDR, from the coding sequence GTGGCCGAGGTCGTGCACGGCACCAGGGAACTGGCCGGGGAATCGTCCCGGGAACTGCCCAGGGTCATCAGCGTGGACGATCATGTGATCGAGCCCGCGCATCTCTTCCAGACCTGGCTTCCGGCCAAGTACCGGGACAAAGGGCCCAAACCCTTCACCGCCGGGATCGGTGAGCTGGAGTACGTCGGCGGGAAGTACCGGTTCACCACCGACCCGGACGGCCAGATCACCGACTGGTGGGAGTACGAGGGCGAGTTCTTCCCGTACAAGCGGATCATCGCGGCGGTCGGGTTCTCCCGGGACGAGATGACGCTCGACGGGATCACCCGGGAGCAGATGCGGCGGGGCTGCTGGGACCCCAAGGCCCGCCTTGAGGACATGGAGATGAACCATGTCGAGGCTTCGCTCTGCTTCCCCACCTTCCCGCGCTTCTGCGGCCAGACCTTCGCCGAGGCCAAGGACAAGGAGGTCGGGCTCGCCTGTGTGCGGGCCTACAACGACTGGATGGTCGAGGAGTGGTGCGGCGACAGCGGCGGCCGGCTGATCCCGCTCTGTCTGATCCCGCTGTGGGACATCGACCTGGCCGTCGCGGAGATCCATCGCAACGCCGCGCGCGGGGTGCGGGCGGTGACCTTCAGCGAGATCCCCACCTATCTCGGCCTGCCCTCGATCCACTCCGGCTACTGGGACCCCTTCTTCGCGGCCTGCGAGGAGACCGGCACGGTCGTGAACATGCACATCGGGTCCTCCTCGCAGATGCCGGCAGCTTCCCCGGACGCGCCGCCCGCCGTGCAGGCCTCGCTGAGCTTCAACAACGCCATGGCCTCGATGATGGACTTCCTCTTCTCCGGGGTCCTGGTGAAGTTCCCGCGGCTGAAGCTCGCGTACAGCGAAGGGCAGATGGGCTGGATCCCGTACGCCCTGGAACGTGCCGACGACGTCTGGGAGGAGCACCGGGCCTGGGGCGGGGTGAAGGACCTGATCCCGGAGCCGCCGTCGACGTACTACTACCGGCAGATCTTCTGCTGCTTCTTCCGGGACCGGCACGGCATCGAGGCGATCGACACGGTGGGGGTGGACAACGCCACCTTCGAGACGGACTATCCGCACGTCGACTCGACCTGGCCGCACACCAAGCGGGTCGCGGCCGAGCATGTGGCGGGGCTGTCCGACGAGGTGACGTACAAGCTGCTGCGCGGCAACGCCATCCGGATGCTCGATCTGCCCTTCGACCGCTGA
- the gyrA gene encoding DNA gyrase subunit A, producing the protein MADENTSVTPEEGGELAMRIEPVGLETEMQRSYLDYAMSVIVSRALPDVRDGLKPVHRRVLYAMYDGGYRPERGFYKCARVVGDVMGNYHPHGDSSIYDALVRLAQPWSMRMPLVDSNGNFGSPGNDPAAAMRYTECKMAPLSMEMVRDIDEETVDFTDNYDGRSQEPTVLPARFPNLLINGSAGIAVGMATNIPPHNLREVASGAQWYLENPEASHEELLDALIERIKGPDFPTGALVVGRKGIEEAYRTGRGSITMRAVVEVEEIQNRQCLVVTELPYQVNPDNLAQKIADLVKDGKVGGIADVRDETSSRTGQRLVIVLKRDAVAKVVLNNLYKHTDLQTNFGANMLALVDGVPRTLSLDAFIRHWVTHQIEVIVRRTRFRLRKAEERAHILRGLLKALDAIDEVIALIRRSDTVDIARTGLMELLEIDEIQANAILEMQLRRLAALERQKIVQEHDELQAKINEYNQILASPVRQRGIVSEELAAIVEKYGDDRKTMLVPFDGDMSIEDLIAEEDIVVTITRGGYVKRTKTDDYRSQKRGGKGVRGTKLKEDDIVDHFFVSTTHHWLLFFTNKGRVYRAKAYELPDVGRDARGQHVANLLAFQPDEAIAEILAIRDYDAAPYLVLATKAGLVKKTSLKDYDSPRSGGVIAINLREREDGSDDELIGAELVSAEDDLLLISKKAQSIRFTATDDALRPMGRATSGVKGMSFREGDELLSMNVVRPGTFVFTATDGGYAKRTPVDEYRVQGRGGLGIKAAKIVEDRGSLVGALVVEETDEILAITLGGGVIRTRVNEVRETGRDTMGVQLINLGKRDAVVGIARNAEAGREAEEVEGDLESAEGAVIGTDEGEAPSAE; encoded by the coding sequence ATGGCCGACGAGAACACTTCTGTCACCCCTGAAGAGGGCGGCGAACTCGCGATGCGTATCGAGCCCGTCGGGCTCGAGACGGAGATGCAGCGTTCGTACCTCGACTACGCGATGTCCGTCATCGTCTCGCGTGCGCTGCCGGACGTCCGGGACGGCCTCAAGCCCGTCCACCGCCGCGTCCTGTACGCGATGTACGACGGCGGCTACCGCCCCGAGCGCGGCTTCTACAAGTGCGCCCGCGTGGTCGGCGACGTCATGGGCAACTACCACCCGCACGGCGACTCCTCGATCTACGACGCCCTGGTGCGCCTCGCCCAGCCGTGGTCGATGCGGATGCCGCTGGTGGACTCCAACGGCAACTTCGGCTCCCCGGGCAACGACCCGGCGGCCGCCATGCGCTACACCGAGTGCAAGATGGCGCCGCTGTCGATGGAGATGGTCCGTGACATCGACGAGGAGACCGTCGACTTCACGGACAACTACGACGGCCGCTCCCAGGAGCCGACCGTCCTGCCGGCCCGCTTCCCGAACCTGCTGATCAACGGCTCGGCCGGCATCGCGGTCGGCATGGCCACCAACATCCCGCCGCACAACCTGCGCGAGGTCGCCTCGGGTGCCCAGTGGTACCTGGAGAACCCGGAGGCCTCGCACGAGGAACTGCTGGACGCCCTCATCGAGCGCATCAAGGGCCCCGACTTCCCGACCGGCGCGCTGGTCGTGGGCCGCAAGGGCATCGAGGAGGCGTACCGCACGGGCCGCGGCTCGATCACCATGCGGGCGGTCGTCGAGGTCGAGGAGATCCAGAACCGGCAGTGCCTGGTGGTCACCGAACTGCCGTACCAGGTCAACCCGGACAACCTCGCGCAGAAGATCGCCGACCTGGTGAAGGACGGCAAGGTCGGCGGCATCGCGGACGTCCGGGACGAGACGTCGAGCCGTACCGGCCAGCGTCTGGTGATCGTCCTGAAGCGGGACGCGGTCGCCAAGGTCGTGCTGAACAACCTGTACAAGCACACCGACCTCCAGACCAACTTCGGCGCCAACATGCTGGCCCTGGTCGACGGCGTGCCGAGGACCCTGAGCCTGGACGCGTTCATCCGGCACTGGGTGACGCACCAGATCGAGGTCATCGTCCGCCGTACGCGCTTCCGGCTGCGCAAGGCCGAGGAGCGGGCGCACATCCTGCGCGGTCTGCTGAAGGCCCTGGACGCCATCGACGAGGTCATCGCGCTGATCCGGCGCAGTGACACCGTCGACATCGCGCGTACGGGCCTGATGGAGCTCCTGGAGATCGACGAGATCCAGGCCAACGCCATCCTGGAGATGCAGCTGCGGCGGCTCGCCGCCCTGGAGCGCCAGAAGATCGTCCAGGAGCACGACGAACTCCAGGCGAAGATCAACGAGTACAACCAGATCCTCGCCTCCCCGGTCCGCCAGCGCGGCATCGTCAGCGAGGAACTGGCCGCGATCGTCGAGAAGTACGGCGACGACCGCAAGACGATGCTGGTGCCCTTCGACGGCGACATGTCCATCGAGGACCTCATCGCCGAAGAGGACATCGTCGTCACCATCACGCGCGGCGGCTACGTCAAGCGCACCAAGACGGACGACTACCGCTCCCAGAAGCGCGGCGGCAAGGGCGTACGCGGCACGAAGCTGAAGGAAGACGACATCGTCGACCACTTCTTCGTCTCCACCACCCACCACTGGCTGCTGTTCTTCACCAACAAGGGCCGGGTCTACCGCGCGAAGGCCTACGAGCTGCCCGACGTCGGCCGGGACGCGCGCGGCCAGCACGTCGCCAACCTGCTGGCCTTCCAGCCGGACGAGGCGATCGCCGAGATCCTCGCCATCCGGGACTACGACGCGGCGCCGTACCTGGTGCTCGCCACGAAGGCCGGTCTGGTGAAGAAGACGTCGTTGAAGGATTACGATTCGCCGCGCTCCGGCGGTGTCATCGCGATCAACCTGCGGGAGCGCGAGGACGGCTCCGACGACGAACTGATCGGCGCCGAGCTGGTCTCGGCCGAGGACGATCTGCTGCTGATCAGCAAGAAGGCGCAGTCGATCAGGTTCACGGCCACGGACGACGCGCTGCGTCCGATGGGCCGTGCCACCTCGGGTGTGAAGGGCATGAGTTTCCGCGAGGGCGACGAGCTGCTCTCGATGAATGTTGTTCGACCCGGTACGTTCGTGTTCACTGCTACAGACGGTGGGTACGCGAAGCGCACCCCCGTCGACGAGTACCGCGTTCAGGGACGCGGCGGCCTCGGTATCAAGGCCGCCAAGATCGTTGAGGACCGTGGATCGCTCGTCGGTGCGCTGGTGGTCGAGGAGACCGATGAGATCCTCGCCATCACGCTCGGCGGCGGCGTGATCCGTACGCGCGTCAACGAGGTCAGGGAGACGGGCCGTGACACCATGGGCGTCCAACTGATCAACCTGGGCAAGCGCGATGCCGTGGTCGGTATCGCACGCAACGCCGAGGCGGGCCGTGAGGCGGAGGAGGTCGAGGGCGACCTCGAATCCGCCGAGGGCGCCGTCATCGGCACGGACGAGGGTGAGGCGCCCTCGGCCGAGTAG